A part of Nitrospira sp. genomic DNA contains:
- a CDS encoding DoxX family protein, whose translation MGFFKTDNSWAGLILRVGLGVVLFAHGAQKLFGWFGGNGFDGTMGFFTQNMGLPWLVAFLVIIGESFGSLGLIAGFFTRFTAASFIVIMIGAIATVHWPQGFFMNWVGQQQGEGFEYHLLVIAMSAALVLVGGGKWALDGVIARWLERGEGASEQSVRRVT comes from the coding sequence ATGGGATTCTTCAAGACAGATAATTCCTGGGCTGGCCTCATTCTGCGAGTTGGACTTGGGGTCGTGCTTTTTGCCCACGGCGCGCAGAAGCTCTTCGGTTGGTTTGGTGGAAATGGCTTCGATGGGACGATGGGATTCTTCACGCAGAACATGGGGTTGCCGTGGCTCGTGGCCTTTCTCGTCATCATCGGAGAGTCCTTCGGCAGCCTGGGATTGATCGCCGGATTCTTCACCCGGTTCACGGCGGCGAGTTTTATCGTGATCATGATCGGCGCGATCGCCACGGTGCATTGGCCACAGGGGTTTTTCATGAACTGGGTTGGACAGCAGCAGGGAGAGGGTTTCGAATATCACCTGCTGGTCATTGCCATGAGCGCTGCACTCGTCCTCGTCGGTGGAGGAAAGTGGGCATTGGATGGTGTCATTGCTCGTTGGCTTGAGAGAGGTGAAGGAGCTTCAGAACAGTCGGTGAGGAGAGTAACGTGA
- a CDS encoding efflux RND transporter periplasmic adaptor subunit, whose translation MLKDHLSVQSVVVCFAIVGLGLSAACKQEAGSMPAPPVAQVEVVTVQTQVVPDEPEFIGRAEASRPVEIRSQVTGILMAVLYPEGRDVKKGERLYQIDPIPFTAAAASAKAKIAQAQARVVQANQDLARVKPLLAEQAVSQKDVDDAIAQELSANAALEGARADLIKAQFDLDNTLITAPISGIIERSRYYEGRLVLAQTDLLTTIHRVDPMYVVVNVPETFILKRRRDIEAKRITHPGDYQLRGRLTLMDGTVYPQEGVLDLFEPGLRAETSTRQTRTTFPNPNRIILPGQFVKVRFTGDTKTNAILIPQRAVLQGPQGPFVFVVNREDKVEIRDVVASDWKGDHWLIDHGLNAGDRVVVNGIMQIGPGAPVTAVPWVAAKTEPSPTHPQ comes from the coding sequence ATGCTGAAGGATCATCTGTCTGTGCAATCTGTCGTGGTGTGCTTTGCCATTGTGGGGCTAGGGTTATCGGCTGCCTGCAAACAGGAGGCCGGTTCCATGCCCGCGCCGCCGGTTGCCCAAGTAGAAGTCGTCACGGTTCAGACTCAAGTTGTTCCCGATGAACCGGAGTTTATCGGTCGAGCGGAGGCATCCCGTCCGGTTGAGATCCGGTCGCAAGTCACGGGAATTTTGATGGCGGTGCTTTATCCTGAAGGCCGCGACGTGAAAAAAGGCGAGCGGCTGTATCAGATCGATCCCATTCCGTTTACGGCCGCTGCAGCCAGTGCCAAGGCTAAAATTGCCCAGGCCCAAGCTCGTGTCGTCCAAGCCAATCAGGACCTCGCGCGGGTGAAACCGTTGCTGGCAGAGCAGGCGGTCAGTCAAAAGGATGTCGATGATGCCATCGCGCAAGAGTTGTCCGCCAATGCGGCGCTGGAAGGAGCGCGGGCTGACCTCATCAAAGCCCAGTTCGATTTGGACAACACGCTCATCACCGCCCCGATCAGCGGAATTATCGAGCGCAGTCGGTATTATGAAGGACGGTTGGTTTTGGCTCAAACCGATCTCTTGACCACGATCCATCGAGTTGACCCCATGTATGTGGTGGTGAACGTGCCGGAGACGTTCATTCTGAAACGGCGACGAGACATTGAAGCGAAGCGCATTACTCATCCGGGAGATTATCAATTGCGAGGACGGTTGACACTCATGGATGGGACGGTCTATCCCCAGGAAGGCGTGCTCGATCTCTTCGAACCTGGGTTGCGGGCCGAAACCAGCACACGCCAAACGCGGACCACCTTTCCGAATCCCAATCGGATCATTCTCCCTGGACAATTTGTGAAAGTCCGATTCACGGGTGACACGAAAACGAACGCGATTCTCATTCCGCAGCGAGCGGTGTTACAAGGCCCACAGGGACCGTTTGTCTTCGTGGTCAATCGTGAGGATAAGGTCGAGATCCGAGACGTCGTGGCATCGGATTGGAAAGGGGATCATTGGCTTATCGATCACGGCCTGAATGCCGGCGATCGGGTGGTCGTCAATGGGATCATGCAGATCGGTCCTGGGGCACCGGTGACTGCGGTGCCTTGGGTTGCCGCCAAGACGGAGCCTTCTCCTACCCATCCGCAGTAA